One region of Qipengyuania gaetbuli genomic DNA includes:
- a CDS encoding uracil-DNA glycosylase — protein sequence MSESVPESWKPVLDPVLATAEARQLGGWLRAEEDAGKTVYPPRGCRLKALELTALEDVKVVILGQDPYHGPGQAMGLCFAVPEGVRVPPSLVNIYKELEADLGIPRPAHGDLSKWGRQGVLLLNNTLTVEAGQAGSHAGRGWDAVTDACVAAVAAREEPSVFILWGSHAQAKAKRIEGLRSGPHHVIESPHPSPLSAHRGFFGSRPFSRSNSFLAAKGRGAIDWAL from the coding sequence ATGAGCGAGAGCGTCCCCGAAAGCTGGAAACCGGTCCTCGACCCCGTGCTGGCCACGGCCGAGGCGCGCCAGCTGGGCGGCTGGCTGCGCGCCGAAGAGGACGCGGGCAAGACCGTCTATCCGCCGCGCGGGTGCCGGCTGAAGGCGCTGGAGCTGACCGCGCTCGAGGATGTGAAGGTCGTGATCCTCGGGCAGGATCCCTATCACGGGCCGGGCCAGGCGATGGGTCTGTGCTTTGCCGTGCCCGAAGGCGTGCGCGTGCCGCCGAGCCTGGTGAACATCTACAAGGAGCTGGAGGCCGATCTCGGCATCCCGCGCCCGGCGCATGGCGATCTCAGCAAGTGGGGCCGGCAGGGTGTGCTGCTGCTCAACAACACGCTGACGGTCGAGGCGGGACAGGCGGGCAGCCATGCCGGGCGCGGCTGGGACGCGGTGACCGATGCCTGCGTGGCGGCCGTGGCCGCGCGCGAGGAGCCTTCGGTGTTCATCCTCTGGGGCAGCCATGCACAGGCCAAGGCCAAGCGGATCGAGGGCCTGCGCAGCGGCCCCCACCATGTGATCGAGAGCCCGCACCCCAGCCCGCTGTCCGCCCATCGCGGCTTCTTCGGATCGCGGCCGTTCAGCCGGTCCAACAGCTTCCTTGCAGCGAAGGGGCGTGGGGCCATCGACTGGGCCTTGTAG
- a CDS encoding glutamate synthase subunit beta: MGKETGFLEYEREDRTYLPPEERLKNYKEFVVPHDREALRKQAARCMNCGIPYCHNGCPVNNIIPDWNHLVYEDDWKNALEVLHSTNNFPEFTGRICPAPCEAACTLNIVDSPVTIKSIECAIVDRGWQEGWIKPQVPERQTGKAVAVIGSGPAGLAAAQQLARAGHAVTVFEKSDRIGGLLRYGIPDFKMEKHLINRRAVQMEAEGVQFRTSSEVGVEVSFEALKENFDAVVLAGGAEEARKLDIPGSELSGVRLAMEFLTQQNKRNAGDDEVRAAPRGSLTATGKHVIVIGGGDTGSDCVGTSNRQGAASVTQLEIMPKPPEKEDKALTWPDWPLKLRTSSSHEEGVDRDWAVLTKRVVEENGDVAGLECVRVEWKDGRMQEVEGSSFTLKADLILLAMGFTGPKRRGLLDRAGVELDARGNVKADTNRYATSEPNVFACGDMRRGQSLVVWAIREGRQAARAVDEALMGKSELPR; the protein is encoded by the coding sequence ATGGGCAAGGAAACCGGCTTCCTCGAATACGAACGCGAGGATCGCACCTACCTGCCGCCGGAAGAGCGGCTGAAGAACTACAAGGAATTCGTCGTCCCGCACGACCGCGAGGCGCTGCGCAAGCAAGCCGCGCGCTGCATGAATTGCGGCATTCCCTATTGTCACAACGGCTGTCCGGTGAACAATATCATCCCGGACTGGAACCACCTCGTCTACGAGGACGACTGGAAGAACGCGCTCGAGGTCCTGCACTCGACCAACAACTTCCCCGAGTTCACCGGTCGCATCTGCCCCGCCCCGTGCGAGGCGGCCTGCACGCTCAACATCGTCGACAGCCCGGTCACCATCAAGTCGATCGAATGCGCCATCGTCGATCGCGGGTGGCAGGAAGGCTGGATCAAGCCGCAGGTCCCCGAACGGCAGACCGGCAAGGCCGTCGCCGTGATCGGGTCGGGCCCCGCAGGCCTGGCTGCCGCGCAGCAGCTGGCGCGCGCCGGCCATGCCGTGACCGTGTTCGAGAAGTCCGACCGCATCGGCGGCCTGCTTCGCTACGGCATTCCCGACTTCAAGATGGAAAAGCACCTCATCAACCGCCGCGCGGTGCAGATGGAGGCTGAAGGCGTGCAATTCCGCACCTCGTCGGAAGTCGGCGTGGAAGTCAGCTTCGAGGCGCTGAAGGAGAATTTCGACGCAGTGGTGCTGGCAGGCGGCGCGGAGGAAGCGCGCAAGCTGGACATTCCCGGCTCCGAACTTTCGGGTGTCAGGCTAGCAATGGAATTCCTGACCCAGCAAAACAAGCGCAATGCGGGCGACGACGAAGTGCGCGCCGCCCCGCGCGGCAGCCTGACCGCGACCGGCAAGCACGTCATCGTGATCGGCGGCGGCGACACCGGCAGCGACTGCGTCGGCACGTCCAACCGGCAGGGCGCGGCCAGCGTGACCCAGCTGGAAATCATGCCCAAGCCGCCCGAAAAGGAAGACAAGGCGCTGACCTGGCCCGACTGGCCGCTGAAGCTGCGCACCTCTTCCAGCCATGAGGAAGGCGTCGACCGCGACTGGGCCGTCCTGACCAAGCGCGTGGTCGAGGAGAATGGCGATGTCGCCGGGCTCGAATGCGTGCGTGTCGAATGGAAGGACGGGCGCATGCAGGAAGTGGAAGGCAGCAGCTTCACGCTGAAGGCCGACCTGATCCTGCTCGCCATGGGCTTCACCGGACCCAAGCGCCGCGGCCTGCTCGACCGGGCGGGCGTGGAGCTGGATGCGCGCGGCAACGTCAAGGCGGACACCAACCGCTATGCCACCAGCGAGCCGAACGTCTTTGCCTGCGGCGACATGCGGCGCGGCCAGAGCCTGGTCGTCTGGGCCATCCGCGAAGGCCGCCAGGCGGCGCGCGCGGTGGACGAGGCGCTGATGGGCAAGAGCGAGCTGCCGCGCTAG
- a CDS encoding WYL domain-containing protein produces MQHDLPENDGRALIAAAIASRRMIRARYNSSELTLAPHQIILRNNALYLGALNPAKARRSDELPSLGHFKIDGLSDIDMTEESFVALPPEFCVPPREGDQLIFDGG; encoded by the coding sequence ATGCAACACGATCTTCCCGAGAACGACGGGCGCGCGCTGATCGCCGCCGCCATCGCCTCGCGCCGCATGATCCGCGCGCGCTACAATTCGAGCGAGCTCACGCTGGCTCCGCACCAGATCATCCTGCGCAACAATGCGCTCTATCTCGGCGCGCTCAATCCGGCCAAGGCGCGGCGCTCGGACGAGCTGCCTTCGCTCGGCCATTTCAAGATCGACGGTCTTTCAGATATCGACATGACCGAAGAATCATTCGTCGCCCTGCCGCCCGAATTCTGCGTGCCGCCGCGCGAAGGCGACCAGCTGATCTTCGACGGCGGGTGA
- a CDS encoding TIGR04063 family PEP-CTERM/XrtA system glycosyltransferase: protein MTRVLHILDHSLPLHSGYTFRTRAILKSLEASGIEVAGVTGQRHAAGGADSGEVAEEVEGLTFYRTPGTPSGPPVAREMREVAALRRRIEEVARDWRPDVIHAHSPALCGMAGLKAARALGLPFVYEIRAFWEDAAVGNGTGTQGSAKYRLTRALENRVVKRADAVFTICEGLRGDLVARGQDAGKIAISPNGVDLSLFGDPPPRDEALASELGMGEGPVIGFIGSFYDYEGLDDLIAAMPALREKHPSASLLLVGGGPMEEALRAQAQASPAENAIRFTGRVPHSEVERYYSLIDVLAYPRKKSRLTDLVTPLKPLEAMAQRRIVAASDVGGHRELIEDGVTGLLFPPDDPAAMAASLARFIDARAGWDAMRDAGRAHVADKHDWARNVSRYRDVYAKLLQAQGQGR, encoded by the coding sequence ATGACACGGGTCCTTCATATCCTCGACCACTCGCTGCCCCTGCATTCGGGCTACACCTTCCGCACGCGCGCCATCCTGAAGAGCCTCGAGGCGAGCGGGATCGAAGTGGCGGGCGTGACCGGCCAGCGGCACGCGGCAGGCGGTGCGGACAGCGGGGAAGTCGCGGAAGAGGTGGAGGGCCTAACCTTTTACCGCACACCGGGAACGCCCTCCGGCCCGCCGGTTGCGCGCGAAATGCGCGAAGTGGCGGCACTGCGCCGCCGGATCGAGGAGGTTGCGCGCGACTGGCGTCCTGACGTCATCCATGCGCATTCGCCCGCACTATGCGGCATGGCCGGGCTGAAGGCTGCCCGCGCGCTGGGCCTGCCTTTCGTTTATGAAATCCGCGCCTTCTGGGAAGATGCGGCGGTCGGCAACGGTACGGGCACGCAAGGTTCGGCCAAGTACCGCCTCACCCGCGCGCTCGAAAATCGCGTGGTGAAGCGCGCCGACGCGGTCTTCACGATCTGCGAGGGTTTGCGCGGCGACCTCGTCGCGCGCGGCCAGGATGCGGGCAAGATCGCGATCTCGCCCAATGGCGTCGACCTGTCGCTGTTCGGCGATCCGCCGCCGCGCGACGAGGCATTGGCGAGCGAACTCGGCATGGGCGAGGGGCCGGTCATCGGCTTCATCGGCAGTTTCTACGATTACGAGGGGCTCGACGACCTGATCGCCGCCATGCCCGCCCTGCGCGAAAAGCATCCCTCGGCCAGCCTGCTGCTGGTCGGCGGCGGACCGATGGAAGAGGCCCTGAGAGCGCAGGCCCAAGCCTCCCCCGCAGAAAATGCCATCCGCTTCACCGGCCGCGTGCCGCATTCCGAGGTGGAACGGTATTACTCGCTGATCGACGTACTTGCCTATCCGCGCAAGAAATCGCGCCTCACCGACCTCGTGACGCCACTGAAGCCGCTGGAGGCGATGGCCCAGCGGCGGATCGTGGCGGCCAGCGACGTCGGCGGACACCGCGAACTGATCGAGGACGGGGTGACCGGCCTGCTCTTCCCGCCCGACGATCCGGCGGCGATGGCGGCCTCGCTGGCCCGCTTCATCGATGCGCGCGCCGGCTGGGACGCGATGCGCGATGCCGGCCGCGCCCATGTCGCGGACAAACATGACTGGGCACGCAATGTCTCCCGTTATCGCGACGTTTACGCCAAGCTGCTACAAGCGCAGGGGCAAGGGCGCTGA
- a CDS encoding ribonuclease D encodes MAVHFHEEDLPEGVLADGPIAVDTETMGLVTIRDRLCVVQISDGKGDEHLVRFGPESTYDAPNLKAVLGDPERLKLFHFARFDLAAIEYYLGVTAAPCYCTKIASKMVRTFTDRHGLKNLVEELLGESMSKVQQSSDWGGPVLNDAQREYAASDVRFLHRLKEELDRRLEREGRTELAQACFDFLPARAHLDILGWDDHDIFSHASA; translated from the coding sequence ATGGCAGTGCATTTCCACGAAGAAGACCTCCCCGAAGGCGTCCTCGCCGACGGGCCGATCGCAGTCGATACCGAGACGATGGGCCTCGTCACCATTCGCGACCGTTTGTGCGTCGTCCAGATCAGCGACGGGAAAGGCGACGAGCATCTCGTGCGCTTCGGTCCCGAAAGCACCTATGACGCGCCCAATCTGAAGGCGGTGCTCGGCGATCCCGAACGGCTCAAGCTGTTCCACTTCGCCCGCTTCGACCTCGCGGCGATCGAGTACTATCTCGGTGTCACCGCGGCGCCCTGCTATTGCACCAAGATCGCCAGCAAGATGGTGCGCACCTTCACCGACCGCCATGGCCTCAAGAACCTCGTCGAGGAACTGCTCGGCGAAAGCATGTCGAAGGTCCAGCAGAGCAGCGACTGGGGCGGCCCGGTCCTCAACGACGCGCAGCGCGAATACGCTGCCAGCGACGTGCGTTTCCTCCACCGCCTCAAGGAAGAGCTCGACCGCAGGCTGGAACGCGAAGGCCGCACGGAACTGGCGCAGGCCTGTTTCGATTTCCTTCCTGCACGCGCCCACCTCGATATCCTCGGCTGGGACGACCACGACATCTTCAGCCACGCGTCAGCCTAG
- a CDS encoding DUF5935 domain-containing protein, which produces MLDLALFLVVIGMFLLGLRKPFIWVLAYLYIDILAPQKIGWSLAQLLPVSLIAFLLAFGGWAVAEKKDGFRLSMRQGLLAALLVWCFITLQWADFPEAGAEKWAWVWKALVFAIFLPLTLTTKLRIEAAMLITVLTAAAIIISAGLKTVGGGGGYGNLYLFVNDNSNIYESSTLSTVAIALIPIILWFMRHGTIFKPDWRVKLFGAALIFACLLIPIGTEARTGLLCIAALGLMLLRDVKRRFLYIGAAAAIGIAALPFLPSSFTERMSTIKEAQSEQSASTRMQVWSWTLDYVERNPLGGGFDVYRGNSFTYKMPVKEVDGNTVRVTYQDVTESGRAFHSSWFEMLGEQGWPGLILWTLLHVTGLVQMERIRRRYAGRTGRIEGWQGPLASALQFANIIYLVGATFQGIAYQPVVLMIVGLQIALADHVKRRESALDKAAFKEVKAANRRADARAAAPDPAIP; this is translated from the coding sequence ATGCTTGACCTTGCGCTGTTCCTCGTCGTCATCGGGATGTTTCTGCTAGGTCTGCGCAAGCCCTTCATCTGGGTGCTGGCCTATCTCTACATCGACATCCTCGCCCCGCAGAAGATCGGCTGGTCGCTGGCGCAATTGCTGCCCGTATCGCTGATCGCCTTCCTGCTCGCCTTCGGCGGCTGGGCGGTGGCGGAAAAGAAAGATGGCTTCCGCCTGTCGATGCGGCAGGGCCTGCTGGCGGCGCTGCTGGTGTGGTGCTTCATCACCCTGCAATGGGCCGATTTCCCCGAAGCGGGGGCAGAGAAATGGGCCTGGGTGTGGAAGGCGCTGGTCTTCGCCATCTTCCTGCCGCTGACGCTGACGACCAAATTGCGGATCGAGGCGGCGATGCTGATAACCGTGCTGACGGCCGCTGCGATCATCATCTCTGCGGGCCTCAAGACCGTGGGCGGCGGGGGCGGCTACGGCAATCTCTACCTGTTCGTGAACGACAATTCGAACATCTACGAAAGCTCTACCCTGTCGACCGTGGCGATCGCGCTCATCCCGATCATCCTGTGGTTCATGCGGCACGGCACGATTTTCAAGCCCGACTGGCGGGTGAAGCTGTTCGGCGCGGCGCTGATCTTTGCCTGCTTGCTCATCCCCATCGGGACCGAAGCGCGCACGGGCCTGCTGTGCATCGCCGCGCTCGGCCTGATGCTGCTGCGCGATGTGAAGCGGCGCTTCCTTTACATCGGGGCGGCGGCTGCCATCGGCATTGCCGCGCTGCCCTTCCTGCCGTCCTCCTTCACCGAACGCATGTCGACCATCAAGGAAGCGCAGTCCGAACAATCCGCCTCGACCCGCATGCAGGTGTGGTCGTGGACGCTCGACTATGTGGAGCGCAATCCGCTCGGCGGCGGCTTCGACGTCTACCGGGGCAACAGTTTCACCTACAAGATGCCGGTCAAGGAGGTGGACGGGAATACGGTGCGCGTCACTTACCAGGACGTGACCGAAAGCGGGCGCGCGTTCCATTCCTCGTGGTTCGAGATGCTGGGCGAGCAGGGCTGGCCGGGCCTCATCCTGTGGACGCTGCTGCACGTCACCGGGCTGGTCCAGATGGAGCGCATCCGCCGCCGCTATGCCGGCCGGACCGGGCGGATCGAGGGGTGGCAGGGCCCGCTCGCCAGCGCCTTGCAGTTCGCCAATATCATCTACCTCGTCGGAGCGACCTTCCAGGGGATCGCCTACCAGCCGGTCGTGCTGATGATTGTGGGCTTGCAGATCGCGCTGGCCGATCACGTGAAACGGCGCGAGTCGGCGCTCGACAAGGCGGCCTTCAAGGAGGTCAAGGCAGCCAACCGGCGCGCCGATGCCCGGGCCGCCGCGCCCGATCCCGCCATTCCGTAG
- the gltB gene encoding glutamate synthase large subunit has protein sequence MQDLHTSYPARQGLYDSRNEHDACGVGMVAHIKGKKSHAIVEQALTILANLDHRGAVGADPLLGDGAGILIQTPDPLIRKWAKTEGHDLPDEGDYAIAMCFLPQQDEAREFVEGQLERFAAKEGQRVIGWRDVPTTLDGLGKAVVDSMPVIRQCIIARGPNCADRDAFERKLVVIRKQTLNPLAALEAKHGIPGLSKAYIPSFSSRTVVYKGLLLANQVGSFYDDLRDPDCVSALGLVHQRFSTNTFPSWRLAHPYRFMAHNGEINTVRGNVNWMEARRRTMESELLGADLDKMWPLIPHGQSDTACLDNALELLLTGGYGLAHAMMMLMPEAWAKNELMDPARRAFYEYHAALMEPWDGPAAVCFTDGRQIGACLDRNGLRPARWCTTKDDLVVLASESGVLPFKEEEITRKWRLQPGKMLLIDLEEGRIVEDEELKAGLAADQPYEAWLEKAQYKLEDLDHIEPDLSEIPQSDIALLNRQQAFGYTQEDISRFLEPMASMGEDPIGSMGTDTPIAVLSEKSRLLYDYFKQNFAQVTNPPIDPIREELVMSLLSMIGPRPNLLGRDGGTHKRLEVKQPILTNTELAKIRSVEVALDGAFRTATIDITWDASTGADGLAMALKEMCWAATEAVLGDANILILSDREQGPGRIAMPALLATAAVHHQLVRQGLRMQTGLVIETGEAREVHHFCALAGYGAEGINPYLAFETLEDLRARKFPDLTPDEVQKNFVKAVGKGILKVMSKMGISTYQSYCGAQIFDAVGLSSDFVDTYFTGTATTIEGIGLAEVAEEAVRRHAQAFGDSPLYKGMLDVGGIYQYRIRGEDHAWTPQNIASLQHAVRGNDPKNYEEFAASINEQSERLLTIRGLMELKKAERPLDLSEVEPAVDIVKRFSTGAMSFGSISHEAHSTLAIAMNRLGGRSNTGEGGEEPERFLPLPNGDSMRSRIKQVASGRFGVTTEYLVNSDDIQIKMAQGAKPGEGGQLPGHKVDKRIGKVRHSTPGVGLISPPPHHDIYSIEDLAQLIHDLKNVKPEARISVKLVSEVGVGTVAAGVSKSKADHITISGYEGGTGASPLTSLTHAGSPWEIGLAETQQTLLLNDLRSRIAVQVDGGLRTGRDVAIGALLGADEFGFATAPLIAAGCIMMRKCHLNTCPVGVATQDPVLRKRFTGTPEHVINYFFFVAEELRAIMAEMGFRTVEEMVGRVDRIDMRRVRRHWKAHGVDLSRILHAVPLEEGKALHHTEEQDHALGSAMDVELIEACKPAIESGQAVQISRTIRNVNRTVGTMLSGRIAEAYGHSGLPQDTIRIDLAGVAGQSFGAWLAHGVTLSLTGDANDYVGKGLSGGRIAVRPPQGTGREPTENIIVGNTVLYGAIAGEAYFAGVAGERFAVRNSGAVAVVEGTGDHACEYMTGGVVCVLGKTGRNFAAGMSGGIAYVYDPDGSFEKLVNHAQVDLLDVKPGDGEGAEKSWGHPQQRAQTVDNPGMGDPLYHDAERLKVLVERHFLHTGSARAKALLADWAGELKNFRKVMPRDYARALKALEDEREAAAMEAAE, from the coding sequence ATGCAGGACCTGCATACTTCTTACCCGGCCCGTCAGGGGCTCTATGATTCGCGCAACGAGCACGATGCCTGCGGCGTCGGCATGGTCGCGCACATCAAGGGCAAGAAGAGCCACGCGATCGTCGAACAGGCGCTCACCATCCTCGCCAATCTCGACCATCGCGGCGCGGTCGGCGCGGACCCACTGCTGGGCGACGGCGCGGGCATACTGATCCAGACCCCCGACCCGCTGATCCGCAAGTGGGCGAAGACCGAAGGCCACGACCTGCCGGACGAGGGCGACTATGCCATCGCAATGTGCTTCCTGCCGCAGCAGGACGAAGCGCGCGAATTCGTCGAAGGCCAGCTCGAACGCTTCGCCGCCAAGGAAGGCCAGCGCGTCATCGGCTGGCGCGACGTGCCGACCACGCTCGACGGGCTGGGCAAGGCAGTGGTCGATTCCATGCCGGTCATCCGCCAGTGCATCATCGCGCGAGGGCCGAACTGCGCAGACCGCGACGCTTTCGAGCGCAAGCTGGTGGTCATCCGCAAGCAGACGCTGAACCCGCTCGCCGCGCTGGAAGCCAAGCACGGCATCCCGGGCCTCAGCAAAGCCTATATCCCGAGCTTCTCCAGCCGCACCGTGGTCTACAAGGGCCTGCTGCTGGCGAACCAGGTGGGCAGTTTCTATGACGATCTGCGCGATCCCGATTGCGTGTCGGCGCTGGGCCTCGTGCACCAGCGCTTCAGCACCAACACCTTCCCCAGCTGGCGGCTCGCTCACCCCTATCGCTTCATGGCGCACAACGGGGAAATCAACACGGTTCGCGGCAATGTGAACTGGATGGAAGCGCGCCGCCGCACGATGGAAAGCGAACTGCTGGGCGCCGACCTCGACAAGATGTGGCCGCTGATCCCGCACGGGCAATCGGACACTGCCTGCCTCGACAATGCGCTCGAGCTGCTGCTGACCGGCGGATACGGCCTTGCCCATGCGATGATGATGCTCATGCCCGAAGCCTGGGCGAAGAACGAGCTGATGGATCCCGCCCGGCGCGCCTTCTACGAATACCACGCCGCATTGATGGAGCCGTGGGACGGCCCGGCCGCCGTGTGCTTCACCGACGGCCGCCAGATCGGCGCGTGCCTCGACCGCAACGGCCTGCGCCCTGCGCGCTGGTGCACGACCAAGGACGACCTCGTGGTCCTCGCTTCCGAAAGCGGCGTGCTGCCGTTCAAGGAAGAGGAAATCACCCGCAAGTGGCGCCTCCAGCCGGGCAAGATGCTGCTGATCGACCTCGAGGAAGGCCGCATCGTCGAGGACGAGGAACTGAAGGCCGGCCTCGCTGCCGACCAGCCCTACGAGGCATGGCTCGAAAAGGCCCAGTACAAGCTGGAAGACCTCGACCATATCGAGCCCGACCTGTCGGAAATCCCGCAGTCGGACATCGCGCTGCTCAACCGCCAGCAGGCCTTCGGCTACACGCAGGAAGACATCAGCCGCTTCCTCGAACCCATGGCCTCCATGGGCGAGGACCCGATCGGTTCGATGGGCACCGACACGCCGATCGCGGTGCTGAGCGAAAAGAGCCGCCTGCTCTACGATTATTTCAAGCAGAACTTCGCGCAGGTCACCAACCCGCCGATCGATCCGATCCGCGAGGAATTGGTGATGAGCCTGCTGTCGATGATCGGCCCGCGTCCGAACCTGCTCGGCCGTGACGGCGGCACGCACAAGCGCCTCGAGGTCAAGCAGCCGATCCTCACCAATACCGAGCTGGCGAAGATCCGTTCGGTCGAAGTGGCGCTGGACGGCGCATTCCGCACCGCGACCATCGACATCACCTGGGATGCCAGCACCGGCGCCGACGGCCTCGCCATGGCGCTGAAGGAAATGTGCTGGGCGGCGACCGAAGCGGTGCTCGGCGATGCCAACATCCTGATCCTGTCGGACCGCGAACAGGGCCCGGGCCGGATCGCCATGCCGGCCCTGCTCGCCACGGCCGCCGTGCATCACCAGCTGGTGCGCCAGGGCCTGCGCATGCAGACCGGCCTCGTCATCGAGACGGGCGAAGCGCGCGAAGTGCACCATTTCTGCGCGCTGGCCGGTTACGGCGCGGAAGGCATCAACCCCTATCTCGCCTTCGAGACGCTGGAAGACCTGCGCGCGCGCAAGTTCCCCGACCTCACGCCCGATGAAGTGCAGAAGAACTTCGTCAAGGCGGTCGGCAAGGGCATCCTCAAGGTCATGTCCAAGATGGGCATCTCGACCTACCAGTCCTATTGCGGGGCGCAGATCTTCGATGCGGTCGGCCTGTCGAGCGACTTCGTCGACACCTATTTCACCGGCACGGCGACCACCATCGAGGGCATCGGCCTTGCCGAGGTCGCGGAAGAAGCGGTGCGCCGCCACGCGCAGGCCTTCGGCGACAGCCCGCTGTACAAGGGCATGCTCGATGTGGGGGGCATCTACCAGTACCGCATCCGCGGCGAAGACCACGCCTGGACGCCGCAGAACATCGCCAGCCTGCAGCACGCGGTGCGCGGTAACGACCCGAAGAATTACGAGGAATTCGCCGCCTCGATCAACGAGCAGTCCGAACGCCTGCTGACGATCCGCGGGCTGATGGAATTGAAGAAGGCCGAGCGCCCGCTCGACCTGTCCGAAGTCGAACCGGCGGTCGATATCGTCAAGCGCTTCAGCACCGGCGCGATGAGCTTCGGCTCGATAAGCCACGAGGCGCACTCGACCCTCGCCATCGCGATGAACCGCCTCGGCGGCCGTTCGAACACGGGCGAGGGCGGCGAGGAGCCGGAGCGTTTCCTGCCGCTGCCCAATGGCGATTCGATGCGCAGCCGCATCAAGCAGGTCGCCTCTGGCCGCTTCGGCGTGACGACCGAATATCTCGTCAATTCGGACGATATCCAGATCAAGATGGCGCAGGGCGCAAAGCCCGGCGAAGGCGGCCAGCTGCCCGGCCACAAGGTCGACAAGCGCATCGGCAAGGTGCGCCATTCGACGCCGGGCGTGGGCCTCATCTCGCCGCCGCCGCATCACGACATCTATTCGATCGAAGATCTCGCGCAGCTGATCCACGACCTGAAGAACGTGAAGCCCGAAGCGCGCATCTCGGTGAAGCTGGTGTCCGAAGTCGGCGTCGGCACGGTGGCCGCGGGCGTCTCCAAGTCCAAGGCCGACCATATCACCATTTCGGGCTATGAAGGCGGGACCGGCGCATCGCCGCTGACCAGCCTCACCCATGCCGGATCCCCGTGGGAAATCGGGCTTGCCGAAACGCAGCAGACGCTGCTGCTCAACGATCTGCGCAGCCGTATCGCGGTGCAGGTCGACGGCGGCCTGCGCACGGGCCGCGACGTCGCCATCGGCGCGCTGCTGGGCGCGGACGAGTTTGGTTTCGCGACTGCCCCGCTGATCGCGGCGGGCTGCATCATGATGCGCAAGTGCCACCTCAACACCTGCCCCGTCGGCGTGGCGACGCAGGACCCGGTGCTGCGCAAGCGCTTCACCGGCACGCCCGAGCACGTCATCAATTACTTCTTCTTCGTCGCCGAGGAACTGCGCGCGATCATGGCCGAGATGGGCTTCCGCACGGTCGAGGAAATGGTCGGCCGCGTGGACCGCATCGACATGCGCCGCGTGCGCCGCCACTGGAAGGCGCATGGCGTCGACCTGTCGCGCATCCTCCACGCGGTCCCGCTGGAAGAAGGCAAGGCGCTGCACCACACGGAAGAGCAGGACCACGCGCTGGGCTCGGCCATGGACGTCGAGCTAATCGAGGCCTGCAAGCCCGCCATCGAAAGCGGTCAGGCGGTCCAGATCAGCCGCACCATCCGCAATGTGAACCGAACCGTGGGCACCATGTTGTCGGGCCGGATCGCGGAAGCCTATGGCCATTCGGGCCTGCCGCAGGACACGATCCGCATCGACCTTGCCGGTGTGGCCGGACAGAGCTTCGGCGCCTGGCTCGCCCACGGCGTCACGCTCAGCCTGACGGGCGATGCCAACGACTATGTCGGCAAGGGCCTGTCGGGCGGCCGCATCGCCGTGCGCCCGCCGCAGGGCACCGGCCGCGAGCCGACCGAGAACATCATCGTCGGCAACACCGTCCTTTACGGCGCGATCGCGGGCGAGGCCTATTTCGCCGGCGTCGCGGGCGAACGCTTCGCGGTGCGCAACTCGGGCGCGGTCGCGGTAGTCGAAGGCACGGGCGACCATGCCTGCGAATACATGACCGGAGGCGTGGTCTGCGTGCTCGGCAAGACCGGCCGCAATTTCGCCGCCGGGATGAGCGGCGGCATCGCCTATGTCTACGATCCCGACGGCTCGTTCGAGAAGCTGGTGAACCACGCGCAGGTCGACCTGCTCGACGTGAAGCCGGGTGACGGCGAGGGCGCGGAAAAGAGCTGGGGCCACCCGCAGCAGCGCGCCCAGACGGTCGACAATCCCGGCATGGGCGATCCGCTCTACCACGATGCCGAGCGCCTGAAGGTGCTGGTCGAACGCCACTTCCTCCACACCGGCTCGGCGCGCGCCAAGGCGCTGCTGGCCGACTGGGCAGGCGAACTGAAGAACTTCCGCAAGGTGATGCCGCGCGACTACGCCCGGGCGCTGAAGGCGCTCGAGGACGAACGCGAGGCTGCGGCAATGGAGGCTGCAGAATAA